The Acidimicrobiales bacterium genome has a segment encoding these proteins:
- a CDS encoding TauD/TfdA family dioxygenase: MTTTEQPATYERITVSPVSGALGAEIDGVDLAADLDDATVAEIRAALLAHHVVFFRDQELPPEAQIRFGRHFGELDTHPFVEGMDSHHEVIEVVTEADDVFNFGGGWHTDVTFLDEPDLGSILYAVEVPPYGGDTLFANQHLAYDTLSDTMKGILDGLVAKHSPGPQYAPGGYSTLSKSMRTRNAEGADRVVRHPLVRTHPETGRKGLYVNRAFTIGIDGMRAEESKPLLDFLFAHAVREPFTCRFQWTPGAVAMWDNRSVQHYALYDYRGHRRSMRRITVKGDRPY; this comes from the coding sequence ATGACCACCACCGAGCAGCCGGCGACCTACGAGCGGATCACGGTGAGCCCGGTGTCGGGCGCCCTCGGGGCCGAGATCGACGGTGTGGACCTCGCCGCGGATCTCGACGACGCCACCGTCGCCGAGATCCGGGCGGCGCTGCTCGCCCACCACGTCGTCTTCTTCCGCGATCAGGAGCTTCCGCCGGAAGCCCAGATCCGCTTCGGCCGTCACTTCGGCGAGCTCGACACCCACCCCTTCGTCGAGGGCATGGACAGCCACCACGAGGTGATCGAGGTCGTCACCGAGGCCGACGACGTGTTCAACTTCGGCGGCGGGTGGCACACCGACGTCACCTTCCTCGACGAACCCGACCTCGGGTCGATCCTCTACGCCGTGGAGGTGCCGCCGTATGGAGGCGACACGCTCTTCGCCAACCAGCACCTGGCCTACGACACCCTCTCGGACACGATGAAGGGGATCCTCGACGGGCTGGTGGCGAAGCACTCGCCCGGCCCGCAGTACGCGCCCGGCGGCTACTCGACGCTGTCGAAGTCGATGCGCACCCGCAACGCCGAGGGCGCCGACCGTGTGGTGCGCCACCCGCTGGTGCGCACACACCCCGAGACGGGCCGCAAGGGCCTCTACGTGAACCGGGCCTTCACCATCGGCATCGACGGGATGCGCGCCGAGGAGTCCAAACCCCTGCTCGACTTCCTCTTCGCCCACGCCGTGCGCGAACCCTTCACCTGCCGGTTCCAGTGGACCCCTGGAGCGGTGGCCATGTGGGACAACCGCAGCGTGCAGCACTACGCCCTCTACGACTACCGGGGCCACCGCCGGTCGATGCGGCGCATCACCGTCAAGGGCGACCGCCCCTACTGA
- a CDS encoding SRPBCC family protein, producing the protein MTDKIEVSRDIAAPPEMVYAAISDVTRMGEWSPECYACEWHDGVDGPAVGATFDGHNRNGDKEWTTQGKVIEADPGRAFAFECSMFDFHYSTWGYRIEPTDTGCRVTEWNEDLRPESAIEASKAISGVEDRTGRNRETISATLERLAAAVES; encoded by the coding sequence ATGACCGACAAGATCGAAGTGTCCCGCGACATCGCCGCCCCGCCCGAGATGGTCTATGCCGCCATCTCCGACGTGACCCGCATGGGCGAGTGGTCACCCGAGTGCTACGCCTGCGAGTGGCACGACGGCGTCGACGGCCCGGCCGTCGGGGCCACCTTCGACGGCCACAACCGCAACGGCGACAAGGAGTGGACCACCCAGGGCAAGGTCATCGAGGCCGACCCCGGCCGCGCCTTCGCCTTCGAGTGCTCGATGTTCGACTTCCACTACTCGACCTGGGGCTACCGCATCGAGCCCACCGACACCGGCTGCCGGGTGACCGAGTGGAACGAGGACCTCCGACCCGAGTCCGCCATCGAGGCCAGCAAAGCCATCTCCGGTGTCGAGGACCGGACCGGTCGCAACCGCGAGACCATCAGCGCCACCCTCGAACGCCTCGCCGCCGCCGTCGAAAGCTGA
- a CDS encoding DUF427 domain-containing protein, giving the protein MTLTLATGPLASNAPDTTNYEVNGPAHKLLLTEFPRRVRAVFGGEVLLDTQAGRLLHESNLLPVLYVPERDMDDALLEPTDHTTHCPFKGDASYWSVRVGDRLAENAVWAYNEPLDESSWLRGLRAVYFKTMDAWFDEDERIEGHLRDPYHRVDVRRSSRHVVVRSGDTVLAESTRPMVLSETGLPNRYYLPPEDVRTDLLVSSTTRTVCPYKGEASYWSFRHGHRTVADVAFAYHRPLDDTARVAGHRCFISNDDITVELDGEAVP; this is encoded by the coding sequence ATGACCCTCACACTCGCCACGGGGCCGCTGGCCTCCAACGCGCCCGATACCACGAACTACGAGGTGAACGGGCCCGCACACAAGCTGTTGCTCACCGAGTTCCCCCGCCGGGTGCGGGCCGTGTTCGGCGGCGAGGTGCTGCTCGACACCCAGGCGGGCCGACTCCTGCACGAGTCCAACCTGTTGCCCGTGCTCTACGTCCCCGAGCGGGACATGGACGACGCCCTGCTCGAGCCGACCGACCACACCACCCACTGCCCGTTCAAGGGCGATGCCTCCTACTGGTCGGTGCGGGTCGGTGACCGGCTCGCCGAGAACGCGGTGTGGGCCTACAACGAGCCGCTCGACGAGTCGTCGTGGCTGCGCGGGCTTCGGGCCGTGTACTTCAAGACGATGGACGCCTGGTTCGACGAGGACGAGCGGATCGAGGGCCACCTGCGCGACCCCTACCACCGCGTCGACGTGCGCCGCAGCAGCCGCCACGTCGTGGTGCGCAGCGGCGACACTGTCCTGGCCGAGTCCACCCGCCCGATGGTCCTCAGCGAGACCGGACTGCCGAACCGCTACTACCTGCCGCCCGAGGACGTGCGCACCGATCTGCTCGTCTCCTCGACGACCAGAACGGTGTGCCCTTACAAGGGTGAGGCGTCGTACTGGTCGTTCCGTCACGGTCACCGCACCGTCGCCGACGTGGCCTTCGCCTACCACCGCCCCCTCGACGACACCGCCCGGGTGGCGGGACACCGCTGCTTCATCAGCAATGACGACATCACCGTCGAGCTCGACGGCGAAGCAGTGCCCTAG
- a CDS encoding alpha/beta hydrolase produces MGPEPSDALGRSRRWTTSRSTGYGSPTSDEATGRHWSCSTAPSATAGCGGRNWKPSPPTTRWWPGTRPDAASRPTHPRATAWPTYARCLAGLIEALDLGPTHLLGHSWGTALALELAHRRPELVNTLVLVGAYAGWAGSLPPDEVERRLDFAHQLADSIPSSFDPRSMPGLFSDVMPPDRAAELAGIMSDIRPAGTRMMAEALAASDQREILGSIDAPALLVYGDQDIRSPVEIGEELHEALSNSTLTVLPGLGHECYLEDAARFEEAVRTFLDAHRRRER; encoded by the coding sequence ATGGGGCCGGAACCATCCGACGCGCTCGGAAGGAGCAGGCGATGGACCACGTCGAGGTCGACGGGCTACGGGTCGCCTACCAGCGACGAGGCGACGGGCCGCCACTGGTCCTGCTCCACGGCGCCGTCTGCGACAGCCGGGTGTGGCGGGCGGAACTGGAAGCCTTCGCCGCCGACCACACGGTGGTGGCCTGGGACACGCCCGGATGCGGCGAGTCGTCCGACCCACCCGAGGGCTACGGCATGGCCGACTTACGCCCGGTGCCTCGCCGGGCTCATCGAGGCGCTCGACCTCGGACCGACCCACCTCCTCGGCCACTCGTGGGGCACCGCCCTCGCCCTCGAGCTCGCCCACCGCCGACCGGAGCTGGTGAACACCCTCGTGCTCGTCGGCGCCTACGCAGGCTGGGCAGGCTCGCTGCCGCCCGACGAGGTCGAGCGCCGCCTCGACTTCGCCCACCAGCTCGCCGACAGCATCCCGAGCAGCTTCGACCCGAGATCGATGCCCGGCCTGTTCAGCGACGTCATGCCCCCGGACCGAGCCGCAGAACTGGCCGGCATCATGTCCGACATCCGCCCCGCCGGCACCAGGATGATGGCCGAGGCGCTCGCCGCCAGTGACCAGCGCGAGATCCTCGGTTCGATCGACGCGCCGGCGCTGCTGGTCTACGGCGACCAGGACATCCGGTCGCCGGTCGAGATCGGCGAGGAGCTCCACGAGGCCCTCTCGAACTCGACGCTCACCGTGCTCCCCGGCCTCGGACACGAGTGCTACCTCGAGGACGCCGCCCGGTTCGAGGAAGCGGTGCGCACCTTCCTCGATGCCCACCGACGCCGCGAGCGCTAG
- a CDS encoding type II toxin-antitoxin system PemK/MazF family toxin, with amino-acid sequence MLTSGDIVDLDLGTPAGREAGFRHPAVVITAQRILDRAPTVAHVVPLTSTRRDSPSEIRIDPDPTNGLDVTSGAQCQHLRAVSPARVISRRGNVGPAILTQMRETIGLILDVP; translated from the coding sequence ATGCTGACCTCCGGTGACATCGTCGACCTCGACCTCGGGACTCCAGCAGGACGCGAAGCGGGCTTCCGGCACCCCGCGGTGGTGATCACCGCTCAGCGGATCCTCGACCGAGCGCCGACAGTGGCCCATGTCGTACCGCTCACCTCCACACGGCGAGACTCACCATCGGAGATCCGCATCGATCCCGACCCGACCAACGGGCTCGACGTCACCTCTGGCGCCCAGTGCCAGCACCTGCGTGCCGTGTCACCGGCTCGAGTGATCAGTCGCCGCGGCAACGTCGGACCGGCGATCCTCACCCAGATGCGCGAGACCATCGGCCTCATCCTCGACGTGCCGTAG
- a CDS encoding DUF5615 family PIN-like protein, which translates to MKLLIDANLSPRVASKLRETGFDAAHVADLELLEASDDEIFDQAVAEERTVVTADSDFGALLALRRSASPSVIQLRQVAELGPDAHVDLLLANLPTIAGDLERGVIVSLSPIRLAVRDLPIR; encoded by the coding sequence GTGAAGCTGCTCATCGACGCCAACCTGTCGCCACGCGTCGCCAGCAAGCTTCGAGAGACCGGTTTCGATGCCGCTCATGTCGCCGACCTTGAGCTGCTCGAAGCCTCCGACGACGAGATCTTCGATCAGGCAGTTGCCGAGGAACGAACCGTCGTCACAGCCGACAGTGACTTCGGAGCGCTACTCGCACTCCGCCGATCAGCGAGTCCATCGGTCATCCAACTGCGTCAGGTAGCTGAGCTTGGCCCAGACGCCCACGTCGACCTGCTCTTGGCGAACCTTCCCACCATCGCAGGTGACCTAGAGCGAGGCGTGATCGTCTCTCTCAGCCCCATCAGGCTTGCCGTCAGAGACCTCCCGATCCGCTGA
- a CDS encoding DUF433 domain-containing protein — protein MAFERITTDPERMGGLPVIRDTRVTVSMILGQLASGRTTDEILEDYPYLDRADILAALEYAASAVNEREVRITRPA, from the coding sequence GTGGCGTTTGAGCGCATCACGACCGACCCCGAACGTATGGGGGGGCTCCCGGTGATCCGCGACACGCGGGTCACGGTGAGCATGATCCTCGGCCAGCTCGCTTCTGGCCGGACGACCGATGAGATCCTCGAGGACTACCCCTACCTCGACCGGGCCGACATCCTCGCTGCCCTCGAGTACGCCGCGTCGGCGGTCAACGAGCGTGAGGTACGCATCACCCGTCCCGCGTGA
- a CDS encoding nucleotidyltransferase family protein — protein sequence MSDVALRPLWDLVEAHREEIKAIVARHHGQSVAVFGSVARGDEQPGSDIDFLVELEPEPRPFEILSIGVELEEALGVKVDVGTPESLRERLRNEILAEAVPL from the coding sequence ATGTCGGATGTCGCCCTGAGGCCGCTCTGGGACCTGGTCGAAGCCCACCGGGAGGAGATCAAGGCCATCGTGGCGCGCCATCACGGACAGTCCGTCGCCGTATTCGGGTCGGTGGCACGAGGCGACGAGCAGCCGGGAAGCGACATCGACTTCCTCGTAGAACTCGAGCCCGAGCCCCGACCCTTCGAGATCCTCTCCATCGGCGTCGAACTCGAGGAAGCGCTCGGCGTCAAGGTAGACGTGGGCACGCCAGAATCCCTGCGGGAGCGGCTGCGGAACGAGATCCTGGCGGAGGCTGTGCCCCTTTGA
- a CDS encoding DEAD/DEAH box helicase → MVIVDEFHHAAAPTYDRLLAHLQPVELLGMTATPERSDGRSVLGWFDDRIAAELRLWDAIDQHRLVPFAYYGIHDGLDLTDIPWRRGQGYDTEALSTLYTSTDAWARTVIHELMRHADDPDTMRCLGFCVSVAHARYMAERFRHHGIDAVAVTGETPDDERRRALEDLAAGRVRVVFSVDLFNEGVDVPAIDTVLMLRPTESPTLFLQQLGRGLRRADDKAFCTVLDFVGTHRREFRFDRRLRALLGGTRREIERQVEAGFPFLPAGCHMQLDAKASEIVIRSLREAIPSRWPAKVEELRLLRRERPEPTLAEFLDESGLDLADVYDGSRTWSDLCEAAGVAPLPAGEHEVPLRRAVGRLLHVDDDERIGFMRELLGSAAPPDVAAMPERQRRLCHMLVASLVDQVPAARSMSVQDGLDVAWAHPQVRAELAQLIDVLDERVDHLHGSLEGHPDVPLQVHARYSRIEILTAFGEVEAAKAVSWQSGVWEAKASRSELFAFTLDKSSGSFSPTTRYRDYAISPQADPLGEPGVDTGRQRDRTALSQPRGRGPVDHAVRPPPPDRPSVLVPRPRHLPRPHRRTPHGHHLGAPPPSPR, encoded by the coding sequence GTGGTGATCGTCGACGAGTTCCACCACGCGGCCGCCCCCACCTACGACCGGCTCCTCGCCCACCTGCAGCCCGTCGAGCTGTTGGGGATGACCGCCACCCCCGAACGCAGCGACGGTCGGTCGGTCCTCGGCTGGTTCGACGACCGCATCGCCGCCGAGCTGCGCCTGTGGGACGCCATCGACCAGCACCGTCTGGTGCCGTTCGCCTACTACGGCATCCACGACGGGCTCGACCTGACCGACATCCCGTGGCGGCGGGGGCAGGGCTATGACACCGAGGCGCTGAGCACCCTGTACACCAGCACCGACGCCTGGGCCCGCACGGTGATCCACGAGCTGATGCGCCACGCCGATGATCCCGACACGATGCGGTGCCTGGGGTTCTGTGTGAGCGTGGCCCACGCCCGCTACATGGCCGAGCGGTTCCGGCACCACGGGATCGACGCGGTGGCAGTCACCGGCGAGACGCCCGACGACGAGCGGCGCCGAGCGCTGGAGGACCTGGCGGCGGGACGGGTGCGGGTGGTGTTCTCGGTCGACCTGTTCAACGAGGGTGTCGACGTGCCCGCCATCGACACGGTGCTGATGCTGCGGCCCACCGAGAGCCCGACGCTGTTCCTCCAGCAGCTCGGCCGTGGTCTGCGCCGGGCCGACGACAAGGCGTTCTGCACGGTGCTCGACTTCGTGGGTACCCATCGCCGCGAGTTCCGGTTCGACCGGCGGCTGCGGGCGCTGCTCGGCGGCACCCGCCGGGAGATCGAGCGCCAGGTCGAGGCCGGGTTCCCGTTCCTGCCGGCGGGCTGCCACATGCAGCTCGACGCCAAGGCGAGCGAGATCGTGATCCGCAGCCTGCGCGAGGCGATCCCGTCCCGCTGGCCGGCCAAGGTCGAGGAGCTGCGGCTGCTGCGCCGGGAGCGTCCCGAGCCGACGCTGGCCGAGTTCCTGGACGAGTCGGGCCTCGACCTGGCCGACGTGTACGACGGGTCGCGCACCTGGTCGGATCTGTGCGAGGCGGCCGGGGTGGCGCCGTTGCCGGCGGGGGAGCACGAGGTGCCGCTGCGCCGGGCGGTGGGCCGGTTGCTGCACGTCGATGATGACGAGCGGATCGGGTTCATGCGGGAGCTGCTCGGTTCGGCTGCGCCGCCCGACGTGGCGGCGATGCCGGAGCGGCAGCGACGGTTGTGCCACATGCTGGTGGCGTCGCTGGTCGACCAGGTGCCGGCGGCCCGGTCGATGTCGGTGCAGGACGGGCTCGACGTGGCGTGGGCCCATCCCCAGGTGCGGGCCGAGCTGGCGCAGCTGATCGACGTGTTGGACGAGCGGGTCGATCATCTCCACGGTTCGCTCGAGGGTCATCCCGATGTGCCGCTGCAGGTGCACGCCCGCTACTCCCGGATCGAGATCCTCACCGCGTTCGGCGAGGTGGAGGCTGCGAAGGCGGTGTCGTGGCAGAGCGGGGTGTGGGAGGCGAAGGCGTCTCGCAGCGAGCTGTTCGCCTTCACGCTCGACAAGAGCAGCGGCTCGTTCTCACCGACCACCCGGTATCGGGACTACGCCATCAGTCCCCAGGCTGATCCACTGGGAGAGCCAGGCGTCGACACGGGCCGACAGCGCGACCGGACTGCGCTATCGCAACCACGAGGCCGAGGGCCGGTCGATCATGCTGTTCGCCCGCCTCCGCCAGACCGACCGAGCGTTCTGGTTCCTCGGCCCCGCCACCTACCAAGGCCACACCGGCGAACGCCCCATGGCCATCACCTGGGAGCTCCACCACCCTCTCCCCGGTGA
- a CDS encoding DGQHR domain-containing protein has protein sequence MPTDKKKKRPTKIPALRVQQWLDTWDDVLFDPAEHRRRPPGHFYLFTISASQLRALSGIRRRSTKGKTARKADLGVQRRHDEGRSMEIAQFVRRGYPWSSLSKTKQRSGDFDDLIKPGWLPTALVVNILTPKDDRQGETVAQSDLISISDAETLSTIHLPATTSDVRWTPTKLPPIEIIDGQHRLWAFEETSELDGEFELPVVAFYGLDISWQAYLFYVINIKPKKINTSLAYDLYPLLRTEDWLDRVEGLPVYRETRAQELTEALWSYADSPWHDRIDMLGEGGRQAVSQAAWIRSLTATFIKSWEGRRVQIGGLFGSRMGEENAVLPWTRAQQAAFVIHLWSELEVAIGDCDAEWAEVLREAEPEEVLGGDAAFRGSKTLPNTDQGVRAIMAVVNDLCWVRSEALNLRAWPEGAFSDGTSTIGIGDSLKSLKKQDVGVFVADVMRSLASYDFRTYSAPGLNEEQRNSKARFRGGTGYRELRRDLLLWLAESTDEISEAANDVLEILER, from the coding sequence ATGCCTACGGACAAGAAGAAGAAGCGGCCCACCAAGATCCCGGCCCTTCGCGTCCAGCAGTGGCTGGACACGTGGGACGACGTACTCTTCGACCCTGCCGAACACCGACGCCGACCGCCAGGACACTTCTACCTGTTCACAATCTCGGCGAGTCAGCTCCGCGCTCTCTCAGGCATTCGCCGACGTTCAACCAAAGGGAAGACTGCACGCAAGGCAGACCTCGGCGTGCAGCGGCGGCACGACGAAGGGCGCTCCATGGAAATAGCACAGTTCGTGCGCCGTGGCTACCCATGGTCATCCCTTTCGAAAACCAAGCAACGTTCCGGAGACTTTGATGACCTCATCAAGCCTGGATGGCTACCGACCGCACTAGTAGTCAACATCCTCACACCGAAGGATGATAGGCAGGGCGAGACCGTCGCGCAAAGCGACCTCATTTCTATCTCAGATGCCGAAACGCTTTCAACTATACATCTCCCGGCTACCACGAGCGACGTCCGGTGGACGCCAACCAAGCTGCCACCAATTGAGATCATTGATGGACAGCACCGTCTCTGGGCTTTCGAGGAGACTTCGGAGCTTGACGGGGAGTTTGAGCTGCCGGTTGTTGCATTCTATGGTCTCGATATTAGCTGGCAGGCTTATCTCTTCTACGTGATCAATATCAAGCCTAAGAAGATCAACACTAGCCTTGCATACGACCTTTACCCATTGCTTCGAACCGAAGACTGGCTGGATAGGGTCGAAGGCCTGCCGGTCTACCGCGAGACGAGGGCCCAAGAACTCACTGAGGCACTCTGGTCCTACGCGGACAGCCCCTGGCACGACCGCATCGACATGCTGGGCGAGGGCGGCCGCCAAGCGGTCTCGCAGGCGGCGTGGATTCGCTCGCTCACTGCCACTTTCATCAAGTCATGGGAGGGACGACGGGTTCAGATTGGCGGCCTGTTTGGGTCGCGCATGGGGGAGGAGAATGCCGTTCTGCCATGGACCCGCGCCCAACAGGCTGCATTCGTGATTCACCTGTGGAGCGAACTTGAGGTGGCAATCGGTGATTGCGATGCGGAGTGGGCCGAGGTATTGCGGGAAGCAGAGCCAGAGGAGGTCCTTGGCGGCGACGCTGCGTTCAGGGGTTCAAAAACCCTACCCAACACTGACCAGGGCGTGAGAGCAATCATGGCGGTTGTCAACGATCTGTGCTGGGTACGGTCCGAAGCACTCAACCTTCGAGCATGGCCCGAGGGAGCTTTTTCTGATGGGACTTCGACTATTGGCATTGGCGATTCCCTAAAGTCGCTTAAGAAGCAGGACGTCGGCGTGTTCGTTGCTGACGTCATGAGATCCCTAGCCAGCTACGATTTCAGAACCTACTCGGCTCCAGGCCTTAACGAGGAGCAGCGGAATTCTAAAGCTCGCTTTCGAGGAGGAACTGGGTATCGCGAGCTTCGCAGAGACCTGCTGCTCTGGCTTGCAGAGTCCACTGATGAGATTAGCGAGGCCGCTAATGATGTGCTCGAGATCCTCGAGCGCTGA